From Eubalaena glacialis isolate mEubGla1 chromosome 5, mEubGla1.1.hap2.+ XY, whole genome shotgun sequence, one genomic window encodes:
- the LOC133092375 gene encoding LOW QUALITY PROTEIN: AP-2 complex subunit beta-like (The sequence of the model RefSeq protein was modified relative to this genomic sequence to represent the inferred CDS: deleted 1 base in 1 codon): MDLLGGGLDSLVGQSFIPSPVPATSAPSPTPAVVSSGLNDLFDLSMRIGMVPGGYVAPKAVWLPAVKAKSLEISGIFTHHQGHIYMEMTFTNKSLQHMTDFAIQFNNNRFGVIPSTPLAIPTPLVPNQSIDGSLLLNTLGPFMKIEPLNNLQVAVKNNTDVFYFSCLIPLNVLFVEDSKMECQVFLAIWKDIPNENELQFQIKGCHLNADTVFSKLQNNNVDTIAKTNVEGQDILYQSLKLTNGIWILAKLCSPARKPQLHVVAKCRAPNVSQYIFQVYNSVLKN; the protein is encoded by the exons atggaTCTCCTGGGTGGAGGGCTAGATAGTCTGGTGGGACAATCCTTCATCCCATCACCAGTGCCTGCAACCTCTGCTCCTTCACCTACTCCTGCTGTGGTCAGCAGTGGTCTGAATGACCTATTTGACCTCTCCATGAGGATAGGCATGGTGCCTGGTGGATATGTGGCTCCAAAGGCTGTCTGGCTGCCTGCCGTAAAGGCTAAAAGCTTGGAGATTTCGGGAATATTTACTCACCACCAAGGGCACATCTATATGGAAATGACCTTCACCAACAAATCTCTGCAGCACATGACAGACTTTGCAATTCAGTTTAACAATAATAGGTTTGGTGTCATCCCCAGCACTCCTCTGGCCATCCCTACACCACTGGTGCCAAACCAGAGCATTGATGGCTCCCTGCTTCTCAACACCTTGGGCCCATTCATGAAGATAGAACCTCTGAACAACCTGCAGGTGGCTGTGAAAAACAACACTGATGTCTTCTACTTCAGCTGCCTCATCCCTCTCAACGTGCTT TTTGTAGAAGACAGCAAAATGGAGTGCCAGGTCTTCCTTGCAATATGGAAGGATATTCCCAATGAAAATGAACTTCAGTTTCAGATTAAGGGATGTCATTTAAATGCTGACACTGTTTTCAGCAAGTTGCAAAACAACAATGTTGATACTATTGCCAAGACGAATGTGGAAGGGCAGGACATTCTGTATCAATCCCTGAAGCTCACTAATGGCATTTGGATTTTGGCCAAGCTCTGTAGCCCAGCCAGAAAACCCCAGTTACATGTTGTCGCTAAGTGCAGAGCTCCTAATGTCTCCCAGTACATCTTTCAGGTCTACAACAGCGTTTTGAAAAACTAA
- the LOC133092489 gene encoding putative protein FAM90A26: MSNINVIKTPNSGSRILRDLICGIIHSLYPLPSTTGLGFTQAHQMTIRTPAPMLSIDSQPLPNSPHLSPIQACTVPQPPPSMHVPDQPLRIVFMMGQGMRGGLQVQNTFHFILLRRTWVILTRVPVRVLQEDLLVSSSEGSDPPRPKAQKTQPPGQHGSEATTGVKERRKEQNFSHELAHPQLWFMYKFQNTK; the protein is encoded by the exons ATGTCAAACATAAATGTGATCAAGACTCCAAACTCAGGCAGCAG GATACTCAGAGACCTGATCTGTGGAATTATCCACAGCCTTTATCCTCTTCCCAGTACAACTGGACTTGGATTCACACAGGCACACCAAATGACCATAAGGACACCTGCCCCAATGCTAAGCATTGACTCCCAGCCTCTACCCAACTCACCTCACCTGAGCCCAATCCAGGCCTGCACTGTCCCCCAACCTCCACCATCGATGCATGTTCCAGACCAACCCCTCAGAATTGTCTTCATGATGGGACAAGGGATGCGGGGAGGGCTCCAGGTTCAGAACACCTTTCATTTCATCCTCCTAAGAA GAACCTGGGTGATACTGACCCGTGTCCCAGTCCGTGTTCTCCAGGAGGACCTTCTGGTCTCCTCCTCTGAGGGGAGTGACCCGCCCCGCCCCAAGGCACAGAAGACTCAGCCTCCAGGCCAACACGGCTCAGAGGCGACTACTGgagtaaaagaaagaagaaaggagcagAATTTTTCTCATGAATTAGCACATCCCCAGCTGTGGTTTATGTACAAATTTCAGAACACCAAATAA